In the genome of Nocardia sp. NBC_00416, one region contains:
- a CDS encoding alpha/beta fold hydrolase — translation MASNFPPDPSSVRFAGSWTHRDVHANGIRLHVASAGPDRAEAPLVVLLHGFADFWWSWRHQLTALAELGYHAVAVDLRGYGDSDKPPRGYDGWTLAGDIAGLIRALGHTSATLVGHADGGLVCWATAVLHPRLVRAIAVVSSPHPAALKSSVLRDNAQRRAWLPDFLRAQLPRYPEHRLTRDSGAGVADLLAGRSSDSWSATAEFADSADRMRSAIRIPGAAHCGLEYQRWAFRSQWRADGRRFIAVMRKPVDIPVVSMRGEFDRYILPATVHRGPQLSPHRRIVTIRDAAHFAHQENPDAVTAEIAKLLSGAGRPRPDRPA, via the coding sequence GTGGCGTCGAACTTTCCACCGGATCCGTCCAGTGTCCGCTTCGCCGGTTCCTGGACGCACCGCGATGTGCACGCCAACGGGATACGGCTGCACGTGGCGAGCGCCGGACCCGACCGTGCGGAAGCGCCGCTGGTCGTGCTCCTGCACGGGTTCGCGGACTTCTGGTGGTCGTGGCGCCATCAGCTGACGGCACTCGCCGAACTCGGCTATCACGCGGTCGCGGTCGACCTGCGCGGCTACGGTGACAGCGACAAACCCCCGCGCGGCTACGACGGCTGGACTCTGGCCGGGGATATCGCCGGGCTGATCCGTGCCCTCGGCCACACCAGCGCGACATTGGTCGGGCATGCCGACGGAGGTCTGGTCTGCTGGGCGACTGCGGTCCTGCATCCGCGTCTGGTGCGGGCGATCGCCGTGGTGTCCTCCCCGCATCCGGCGGCGCTGAAGAGTTCGGTGCTGCGGGACAATGCGCAGCGCCGGGCCTGGTTGCCGGATTTCCTGCGCGCGCAGCTTCCCAGGTACCCCGAACACCGGCTCACCCGGGACAGCGGTGCTGGCGTGGCCGACCTGCTGGCGGGCCGCAGTTCGGATTCCTGGTCGGCGACAGCGGAGTTCGCCGACAGCGCGGATCGTATGCGCTCGGCCATCCGGATCCCCGGGGCCGCCCATTGCGGACTGGAATACCAGCGCTGGGCTTTCCGCAGCCAGTGGCGCGCGGACGGCCGCCGCTTCATCGCCGTGATGCGCAAACCCGTCGATATACCGGTGGTGTCCATGCGGGGTGAGTTCGACCGCTACATCCTGCCCGCCACGGTGCACCGGGGACCCCAGCTGTCTCCGCACCGGCGGATCGTCACCATCCGCGACGCGGCGCATTTCGCGCATCAGGAGAACCCGGACGCCGTCACCGCCGAAATCGCGAAACTGCTCAGCGGAGCGGGCCGACCGAGGCCGGACCGACCCGCCTGA
- a CDS encoding phage holin family protein, whose product MSVTQGGNGDGARGGAVTSIPLSEIDPHASASFGSLVRDASEQVSTLVRAEVALAKAEVTGEVKKGLQGSVFFIGALTVLLFSSFFFFFAVAETLDIWLTRWAAFWIVFALMILVTALLAFLGYRKVKKLRAPEKTIDSLKQTRTVLPSGFGSHDEPVALDKTVSR is encoded by the coding sequence GTGAGTGTCACACAGGGCGGTAACGGAGACGGTGCACGGGGCGGCGCGGTCACCTCGATTCCGCTGTCCGAGATCGACCCGCACGCATCGGCCAGTTTCGGCAGTCTGGTCCGCGACGCCTCCGAACAGGTCTCGACTCTGGTGCGCGCCGAGGTGGCCCTGGCCAAGGCCGAGGTCACCGGTGAGGTCAAGAAGGGCCTGCAGGGCAGCGTCTTCTTCATCGGCGCGCTGACGGTGCTGCTGTTCAGCAGTTTCTTCTTCTTCTTCGCCGTCGCCGAAACCCTGGACATCTGGCTCACCCGGTGGGCCGCGTTCTGGATCGTGTTCGCGCTGATGATCCTGGTGACGGCGCTGTTGGCCTTCCTCGGGTACCGCAAGGTGAAGAAACTGCGCGCGCCGGAGAAGACCATCGACTCGCTCAAGCAGACCCGCACCGTGCTGCCGTCCGGCTTCGGCAGCCACGACGAGCCGGTCGCGCTGGACAAGACCGTCTCCCGGTAA
- a CDS encoding TlpA family protein disulfide reductase: MSRIPVFWKWALTVVIVALAAAVALWPRGGSDSSGTGSTPAPARQIDPGSRAASGAADCPPESTQPPRPGPLADLVLSCLADGSPAAPGRMTGRPMVLNLWAYWCEPCRAELPLFQEYADRAGPAVRVLTVHSDPDEAKALALLAALNDELRADGRPELRLPALEDPDARVRAAARAPTALPITVLIRADGSIAEYVARPFHDADEIAASVSGALGVTA, from the coding sequence GTGAGCCGAATACCGGTTTTCTGGAAATGGGCATTGACGGTGGTGATCGTGGCATTGGCGGCGGCTGTCGCGCTCTGGCCGCGCGGTGGTTCGGATTCCAGCGGCACCGGATCCACGCCCGCACCCGCACGACAGATCGATCCGGGGTCGCGGGCCGCGTCGGGAGCGGCGGACTGCCCCCCGGAATCGACGCAGCCGCCCCGGCCGGGTCCGCTGGCGGATCTGGTGCTCAGTTGTCTCGCCGACGGCTCTCCGGCGGCGCCCGGGCGGATGACGGGCCGGCCGATGGTGCTCAACCTCTGGGCGTACTGGTGTGAACCCTGCCGCGCCGAGCTGCCGCTGTTCCAGGAGTACGCGGACCGGGCGGGCCCCGCGGTGCGGGTCCTCACGGTGCACAGCGACCCGGACGAGGCGAAGGCGCTCGCGTTGCTCGCCGCGCTGAACGACGAATTACGCGCGGACGGGCGCCCGGAACTGCGTCTGCCGGCATTGGAGGACCCCGATGCCCGGGTCCGCGCGGCCGCGCGGGCGCCGACCGCCCTGCCGATCACCGTCCTGATCCGCGCGGACGGTTCGATCGCGGAGTACGTCGCGCGCCCGTTCCACGATGCCGACGAAATCGCCGCCAGTGTGTCCGGCGCTCTGGGAGTCACCGCATGA
- a CDS encoding NUDIX hydrolase codes for MSEEQVPSWLSGAAGPGQPDFSDSLGRTRALRRTMAGRVREAAVLVLFGGDPTGDPNAPGGLPADAEVLLTQRASTMRQHRGQVAFPGGAVDPGDEGPVDTALREAREETGLDRTGVQPIATLPKLFVPPSRFDVTPVIAYWRTPSAVRVVDRAETDRVVRVPMAELLDPANRFLVRSALGYRSPAFQVDGMLVWGLTGGILAELVTSLGWEAEWDRTDVRDLEQALAAVGMVW; via the coding sequence GTGAGCGAGGAACAGGTGCCGTCGTGGTTGAGCGGGGCGGCTGGTCCCGGGCAACCCGATTTCTCCGACTCGCTGGGCCGGACGCGCGCGCTGCGCCGGACGATGGCGGGCCGGGTACGGGAGGCCGCGGTGCTGGTGCTGTTCGGAGGCGATCCCACGGGCGACCCGAACGCGCCCGGCGGCCTGCCCGCCGACGCGGAGGTCCTGTTGACCCAGCGGGCATCCACTATGCGGCAGCATCGCGGACAGGTGGCGTTCCCCGGCGGTGCCGTGGACCCCGGCGACGAGGGACCGGTCGACACAGCTCTGCGGGAGGCGCGTGAGGAGACCGGCCTGGACCGGACCGGGGTGCAGCCGATCGCGACCCTGCCGAAACTGTTCGTGCCGCCCTCCCGCTTCGATGTGACACCGGTGATCGCCTACTGGCGGACGCCCAGCGCCGTGCGGGTGGTGGACCGCGCCGAGACCGATCGAGTGGTGCGGGTGCCGATGGCCGAACTACTCGATCCGGCCAATCGTTTCCTGGTGCGCAGCGCGCTCGGCTACCGGAGTCCGGCGTTCCAGGTGGACGGAATGTTGGTCTGGGGGCTGACCGGCGGCATACTGGCCGAACTCGTGACTTCACTGGGCTGGGAAGCGGAATGGGACCGAACCGACGTGCGTGATCTGGAACAGGCGTTGGCCGCGGTGGGGATGGTGTGGTGA
- a CDS encoding peptide ABC transporter substrate-binding protein encodes MLRAVGPVLVLIGATLLPACTVTPALGDSIAVNGSEPQNPLVPSNTNENGGGRVVDRLFAGLRRIAADGSLHDEVAESIETTDQQFYRIRLKPGWIFSDGSPVTAHSFVDAWNYGALITNAQLQSYTYAPIAGFADVQADPPRAQTMSGLRVIDDLTFTVALKEPTIDFRTRLAYAPYYPLPAAAYDDMEEFGRHPIGNGPYRFADGDPWQHDVKLDLVPNETYEGGRPARNKGLTFVFYSDFDAAYADLLAGNLDVLDTVPSSALTVVDADLGDRSVSAPTAQNQWIGTQPGLPHFSGQEGRLRRTAISMAIQRQAIGDKIFRGTRVPARDFTSSVLPGYNGDLPGSEVLDYNPDEARRIWAKADEISSWSGRFEIAYNADGDHQAWVDAVANSIKNTLGIEAVGAAYPTFKQLRDQITARTVGKAFRSGWQGDYPTMLQFLEPGFLSNSETNDFDYHSPEFDALLAAAEAAPTEPESWALVDRAQTVLLRDLPTIPIFDYVNSAGYSERVRGVTFGWNGLADFENIELI; translated from the coding sequence GTGCTGCGGGCCGTCGGGCCGGTGCTGGTCCTGATCGGCGCGACGCTGCTGCCCGCCTGCACGGTGACACCGGCGCTCGGTGATTCCATCGCGGTCAACGGCTCCGAACCACAGAATCCGCTGGTTCCCTCGAATACCAACGAGAACGGTGGCGGGCGCGTAGTCGACCGGTTGTTCGCCGGGTTGCGGCGGATCGCGGCGGACGGCAGCTTGCACGACGAGGTGGCCGAGTCCATCGAGACCACCGATCAGCAGTTCTACCGGATCAGGTTGAAACCCGGCTGGATCTTCAGCGACGGCTCACCGGTCACCGCGCATTCGTTCGTCGACGCGTGGAACTACGGCGCCCTGATCACCAACGCGCAGTTGCAGAGCTACACCTACGCGCCGATCGCCGGCTTCGCCGATGTGCAGGCGGATCCGCCTCGCGCGCAGACCATGTCGGGCCTGCGGGTGATCGACGACCTCACTTTCACGGTCGCGCTGAAAGAGCCCACGATCGATTTCCGGACCCGGTTGGCCTATGCCCCGTACTATCCGCTGCCCGCGGCGGCGTACGACGATATGGAGGAGTTCGGCAGGCACCCGATCGGCAACGGGCCCTACCGGTTCGCCGACGGGGACCCGTGGCAGCACGATGTGAAACTGGATCTGGTGCCCAACGAAACCTACGAGGGCGGGCGGCCCGCCCGGAACAAGGGCCTGACTTTCGTGTTCTACTCGGATTTCGATGCCGCGTACGCCGATCTGCTGGCCGGCAACCTCGATGTGCTGGATACGGTTCCCTCCAGCGCGTTGACCGTCGTGGACGCCGATCTGGGCGATCGGTCGGTATCCGCGCCGACCGCGCAGAACCAGTGGATCGGTACGCAACCGGGCCTCCCGCATTTCAGCGGGCAGGAGGGCCGGTTGCGGCGCACCGCGATCTCGATGGCGATCCAGCGGCAAGCCATCGGCGACAAGATCTTCCGCGGCACTCGGGTACCGGCCCGGGACTTCACCTCGAGTGTGCTGCCGGGGTACAACGGCGATCTGCCGGGCTCGGAGGTGCTGGACTACAACCCCGACGAGGCGCGTCGGATCTGGGCGAAGGCCGACGAGATCTCGTCGTGGAGCGGTCGTTTCGAGATCGCCTACAACGCCGACGGCGACCACCAGGCGTGGGTGGACGCGGTCGCCAACAGTATCAAGAACACCCTGGGCATCGAGGCCGTCGGCGCCGCATATCCGACCTTCAAGCAGCTGCGGGACCAGATCACCGCGCGCACCGTCGGCAAGGCGTTCCGGTCCGGCTGGCAGGGTGACTATCCGACCATGCTCCAGTTCCTGGAGCCGGGTTTCCTGAGCAACTCCGAAACCAACGATTTCGACTATCACAGCCCCGAATTCGACGCCCTGCTGGCGGCGGCCGAGGCGGCCCCCACCGAGCCCGAGTCCTGGGCACTAGTAGACCGGGCACAGACGGTGCTGTTGCGCGATCTGCCGACCATTCCGATCTTCGACTACGTGAATTCGGCCGGTTACTCCGAACGGGTCCGCGGCGTCACCTTCGGCTGGAACGGCTTGGCGGACTTCGAGAACATCGAGTTGATATGA
- the acs gene encoding acetate--CoA ligase, whose product MTETADHPDAYPPSAEFAAAANVDAGIYERAAQDREAFWAEQADGLHWHQRWTQVLDWTDAPVAKWFVGGRLNVAYNCVDRHVLEGRGDKVALHWEGEPGDSRSITYSELLAEVSRAANYLTELGLTAGDRVAIYMPMIPETIVAMLACARLGLPHSLVFAGFSPTALRQRIDDAEARLVITVDGQWRRGNPAPLKEAVDEALLAKGDVPSSVEHVLVVRRVGTEVAWTDGRDVWWHETVAQADPVHEAEAFDAEHPLFILYTSGTTGKPKGILHTSGGYLTQTSYTHRVVFDHKPETDVYWCTADVGWVTGHSYIVYGPLANGATQVLYEGTPNFPDEHRHWQIIEKYGVTIYYTAPTLVRTFMKWGRQIPDAHDLSTIRVLGSVGEPINPEAWRWYRDVIGSGTAPIVDTWWQTEAGAIMISPLPGITATKPGAAMTPVPGVTAAVVDEEGNPVRRGETEANGYLVLDQPWPSMLRGIWGDMERYRATYWDRFAAQGWYFAGDGAKLDVNGDLWVLGRVDDVMNVSGHRISTAEVESALVGHSGVAEAAVVGASDDTTGQGIVAFVILSADATDTGAAMVGELKAEVARAISPIARPREIHVVPELPKTRSGKIMRRLLRDVAEGRELGDTSTLVDPQVFESIRAGRSD is encoded by the coding sequence ATGACCGAAACCGCCGATCACCCGGACGCCTACCCACCGAGCGCGGAGTTCGCCGCCGCGGCGAATGTCGATGCCGGTATCTACGAGCGCGCGGCGCAGGATCGCGAGGCGTTCTGGGCCGAGCAGGCCGACGGCCTGCACTGGCATCAGCGGTGGACCCAGGTGCTCGACTGGACCGATGCCCCGGTGGCGAAATGGTTCGTCGGCGGCCGGCTCAATGTGGCGTACAACTGCGTCGACCGCCATGTCCTGGAGGGGCGCGGCGACAAGGTCGCGTTGCACTGGGAGGGTGAGCCGGGCGATTCCCGGTCCATCACCTATTCCGAACTGCTCGCCGAGGTGAGCCGGGCCGCGAATTACCTGACCGAACTCGGGTTGACCGCGGGCGACCGGGTCGCGATCTATATGCCGATGATCCCCGAGACCATCGTGGCGATGCTCGCCTGCGCCCGCCTGGGTCTGCCCCATTCGCTCGTGTTCGCCGGTTTCTCGCCGACCGCGCTGCGGCAGCGGATCGACGACGCCGAGGCGCGCCTGGTCATCACCGTCGACGGCCAGTGGCGACGCGGCAATCCCGCGCCCCTCAAGGAGGCCGTGGACGAGGCGCTGCTGGCGAAGGGCGATGTGCCGTCCAGCGTGGAACACGTCCTGGTGGTGCGCCGCGTCGGAACCGAGGTCGCGTGGACCGACGGCCGCGATGTGTGGTGGCACGAAACGGTCGCGCAGGCCGATCCGGTGCACGAAGCCGAGGCCTTCGACGCCGAGCATCCCCTGTTCATCCTCTACACCTCGGGGACCACGGGTAAGCCGAAGGGCATCCTGCACACCAGCGGCGGCTATCTGACCCAGACCAGTTACACGCACCGGGTGGTCTTCGATCACAAACCCGAGACCGATGTGTACTGGTGCACCGCCGACGTCGGCTGGGTGACCGGGCACAGCTATATCGTCTACGGCCCGTTGGCCAACGGCGCCACTCAGGTGCTGTACGAGGGCACGCCGAATTTCCCCGACGAGCACCGGCACTGGCAGATCATCGAGAAGTACGGCGTCACGATCTACTACACCGCGCCCACGCTGGTTCGCACCTTCATGAAGTGGGGCCGCCAGATTCCCGACGCGCACGATCTGTCCACGATCCGGGTGCTCGGGTCGGTCGGCGAACCGATAAACCCGGAGGCCTGGCGTTGGTATCGGGACGTGATCGGCTCCGGTACAGCCCCGATCGTCGACACCTGGTGGCAGACCGAGGCCGGTGCCATCATGATCTCCCCGTTGCCCGGGATCACCGCCACGAAGCCGGGCGCCGCCATGACCCCGGTACCGGGTGTCACGGCCGCTGTCGTCGATGAGGAAGGCAATCCGGTGCGCCGCGGCGAGACCGAAGCGAACGGTTATCTCGTGCTGGACCAGCCGTGGCCGTCCATGCTGCGGGGCATCTGGGGCGATATGGAACGGTACCGGGCCACCTACTGGGATCGATTCGCCGCGCAGGGCTGGTACTTCGCCGGTGACGGGGCGAAGCTCGACGTCAACGGCGACCTCTGGGTACTGGGCCGCGTCGACGACGTCATGAATGTGTCCGGCCACCGCATCTCCACCGCCGAGGTGGAATCCGCGCTGGTCGGGCATTCGGGGGTGGCGGAGGCGGCGGTGGTCGGCGCCAGCGACGACACCACCGGCCAGGGCATCGTGGCCTTCGTGATCCTGTCGGCGGACGCGACCGATACCGGGGCCGCGATGGTCGGCGAGCTGAAGGCCGAGGTGGCCCGGGCGATCAGTCCGATCGCCCGGCCGCGGGAGATCCACGTGGTGCCCGAACTGCCCAAGACCCGCAGCGGCAAGATCATGCGCCGGCTGCTGCGCGATGTGGCCGAGGGCCGGGAACTCGGTGATACCTCGACCCTGGTGGACCCGCAGGTCTTCGAGTCCATCCGGGCCGGCCGCTCCGACTGA
- a CDS encoding Crp/Fnr family transcriptional regulator — protein sequence MDEALARAGIFQGVEPTAVAALAKQLQPVDFPRGHVIFNEGEPGDRLYIITSGKVKLGRRSPDGRENLLTIMGPSDMFGELSIFDPGPRTSTATTVTEVRAVTMDRDALKSWIDQRPEIAEQLLRVLARRLRRTNNNLADLIFTDVPGRVAKALLQLAQRFGTQEAGALRVTHDLTQEEIAQLVGASRETVNKALADFAHRGWLRLEGKSVLISDSERLARRAR from the coding sequence GTGGACGAGGCCCTCGCCAGAGCAGGCATCTTCCAAGGCGTTGAGCCCACCGCGGTGGCTGCGCTCGCCAAACAGTTGCAGCCCGTAGATTTCCCTCGTGGCCACGTCATCTTCAACGAGGGTGAACCGGGCGATCGGCTGTACATCATCACGTCCGGCAAGGTGAAGCTGGGCCGGCGCTCGCCGGACGGCCGGGAGAACCTGCTGACCATCATGGGTCCGTCGGACATGTTCGGCGAACTCTCCATCTTCGATCCCGGTCCGCGCACCTCCACCGCCACCACGGTGACCGAGGTCCGTGCCGTCACGATGGACCGCGACGCGCTCAAGTCGTGGATCGACCAGCGTCCCGAGATCGCCGAACAGCTGTTGCGCGTGCTGGCCCGCCGGCTGCGCCGGACCAACAACAACCTGGCGGACCTCATCTTCACCGACGTCCCGGGCCGGGTCGCGAAGGCGCTGCTGCAGCTCGCTCAGCGGTTCGGCACCCAGGAAGCGGGTGCGCTGCGGGTGACCCACGACCTGACCCAGGAGGAGATCGCCCAGCTGGTCGGCGCTTCCCGGGAAACGGTCAACAAGGCGCTCGCCGATTTCGCACACCGCGGCTGGCTGCGCCTCGAGGGCAAGAGCGTGCTGATCTCCGATTCCGAGCGTCTGGCCCGTAGAGCTCGCTGA
- a CDS encoding MarP family serine protease has translation MSSSAWLDIAVVILALLAASSGWRQGAVASALAFLGVVLGAVAGILIAPHILVHIDEGRSRVLAGVLLIVALVIVGEVAGMVLGRAARSGMTHPFARGADSAVGAVLQTGAVMVTAWLLALPLATSSQPAIASAINSSRVLADVNRVAPDWLRQLPNEFSKLLNTSGLPDVIGPFGRAPIAAVEPPDPSVLASPVAGSLQQSVLRIRGVAPSCQRALEGSGFVIAPERVMTNAHVVAGTTSLTVDSAAGPLDASVVEFDPSMDIAVLSVPGLVAPVIPQAPEPADSGESAIVLGYPGGGRYTASAARVRETLDLTGPTIYRDGTVEREVYTVRGSVRAGNSGGPLVDTEGHVLGVVFGAAVTDDDTGYVLTLNEVQERITIAESSTTPVDTGPCVLS, from the coding sequence GTGAGTTCCTCGGCGTGGCTCGATATCGCGGTTGTCATCTTGGCGCTTCTGGCCGCCTCCTCCGGGTGGCGGCAGGGCGCGGTGGCCTCCGCCCTGGCTTTTCTCGGGGTGGTGCTCGGCGCTGTCGCCGGAATCCTGATCGCCCCGCACATCCTTGTGCACATCGACGAGGGCCGCAGCCGGGTTCTGGCCGGTGTGCTGCTCATCGTGGCGCTGGTGATCGTCGGCGAGGTCGCCGGGATGGTCCTGGGCCGGGCGGCGCGCAGCGGGATGACCCATCCGTTCGCTCGTGGCGCGGACAGCGCGGTCGGTGCGGTGCTGCAGACCGGGGCCGTTATGGTGACGGCGTGGCTGCTGGCGCTGCCGCTCGCGACGTCCTCGCAGCCGGCGATCGCGTCGGCCATCAACAGCTCCCGGGTGCTCGCCGATGTCAACCGGGTCGCGCCGGACTGGTTGCGCCAACTGCCGAACGAGTTCTCCAAACTGCTCAACACCTCGGGCCTGCCGGACGTTATCGGCCCGTTCGGGCGTGCGCCCATCGCCGCGGTGGAACCTCCGGACCCCAGTGTGCTGGCCAGCCCGGTCGCCGGTTCGCTACAGCAGAGCGTGCTGCGTATCCGGGGCGTCGCGCCGAGTTGCCAGCGCGCCCTGGAGGGATCCGGTTTCGTGATCGCGCCGGAGCGGGTCATGACGAACGCGCACGTGGTGGCCGGAACCACCAGTCTGACGGTGGATTCGGCGGCCGGGCCGCTGGACGCTTCGGTCGTCGAGTTCGATCCGTCGATGGATATCGCGGTGTTGTCGGTGCCCGGTCTGGTCGCCCCGGTGATCCCGCAGGCGCCGGAGCCGGCCGATTCGGGTGAGAGCGCGATCGTGCTCGGGTATCCCGGCGGCGGCCGGTACACGGCGAGCGCGGCCCGGGTGCGCGAGACGCTGGACCTGACCGGCCCCACCATCTATCGGGACGGAACGGTCGAGCGCGAGGTGTACACGGTGCGCGGTTCGGTGCGGGCCGGTAATTCGGGTGGACCGCTGGTCGATACCGAGGGCCATGTGCTGGGCGTGGTGTTCGGGGCCGCCGTCACCGACGACGACACCGGTTACGTGCTGACCCTGAACGAGGTCCAGGAACGCATCACCATCGCGGAATCGTCCACAACGCCGGTCGATACCGGCCCGTGCGTACTCAGCTGA
- the nth gene encoding endonuclease III — protein MGLVRRARRMNRVLARAFPDAHCELDFGTPLELAVATILSAQCTDVRVNMTTPALFAAYPDARAYAEANRAELEELIRPTGFFRNKTSSLTGLGQALLEQYDGELPHTMTELVRLPGIGRKTANVILGNAFGIPGITVDTHFGRLVRRWGWTTEEDPVKVEHAIGALIERKEWTMLSHRVIFHGRRVCHARKPACGACLLAKDCPAFGAGPTDPEAAAALVKGPEAAHLLELVGR, from the coding sequence TTGGGACTGGTGCGCCGGGCCCGCCGGATGAACCGCGTTCTGGCGCGTGCGTTTCCGGACGCGCACTGTGAGTTGGATTTCGGTACTCCGCTGGAATTGGCGGTCGCCACGATCCTGTCGGCGCAATGCACCGATGTGCGAGTGAACATGACCACTCCGGCTCTGTTCGCCGCCTATCCGGATGCACGCGCGTACGCCGAGGCCAACCGTGCGGAGCTGGAGGAACTCATCCGGCCCACGGGTTTCTTCCGTAACAAGACGAGTTCGCTCACCGGCCTCGGGCAGGCGCTGCTCGAGCAATACGATGGTGAATTACCTCACACGATGACGGAATTGGTCCGTTTGCCGGGCATCGGCCGCAAAACCGCCAATGTCATTCTCGGCAACGCTTTCGGAATTCCCGGTATCACGGTCGATACCCATTTCGGCCGTTTGGTGCGTCGCTGGGGGTGGACCACCGAGGAAGATCCGGTAAAGGTCGAGCACGCCATCGGCGCGCTGATCGAACGCAAGGAGTGGACGATGCTGTCCCACCGGGTGATCTTCCACGGGCGCCGGGTCTGTCATGCCCGGAAACCGGCCTGTGGAGCCTGCCTGCTGGCCAAGGATTGCCCTGCCTTCGGTGCCGGACCGACCGATCCGGAAGCGGCCGCCGCATTGGTGAAAGGACCCGAAGCGGCGCATCTGCTCGAACTGGTGGGTCGGTGA
- the nhaA gene encoding Na+/H+ antiporter NhaA, translating into MSSSPRSELARYLRTETVGGALLLIAAAAALLWVNSPWGQSYLTLTETHLAIPPLHLDLTLADWVKDGLLAVFFFVAGLELKRELVIGELADPKRAALPIIAAAGGVVTPAIIAYTVGFGVEGMDRGWAIPVATDIAFALAVLAMTGSRIPASARVFLLSLAVVDDLMAIVLIAVLFTTGLAFIWLAAALLCCAGWWFAQHRRWTSPLIYIALALVCWYALHEAHIHPTLAGVACGLLTRVRPDDGEDEAPAARWEHRFQPISAGLCVPLFALFAAGVPINSEVLGDLFTDRLSLAIILGLLIGKTVGIFGISWLAIRTGIAERPAHLGYRDMFALSVLGAIGFTVSLLVAELALENYPDSAELAKAAVLVTSMAASLIGSALLLRRGRVHRARRDADALEPEQ; encoded by the coding sequence GTGTCGAGCAGCCCCCGGTCCGAACTCGCCAGATATCTGCGAACCGAAACCGTCGGCGGCGCACTACTGCTCATCGCCGCGGCCGCGGCATTGCTGTGGGTGAACTCGCCCTGGGGACAGAGCTACCTCACCCTCACCGAAACCCATCTGGCCATTCCGCCGCTACACCTGGATCTCACCCTGGCCGATTGGGTGAAGGACGGACTGCTCGCGGTCTTCTTCTTCGTCGCCGGCCTCGAACTCAAGCGCGAACTCGTGATCGGCGAACTGGCCGACCCCAAACGCGCCGCGCTACCGATCATCGCGGCCGCGGGCGGAGTGGTGACACCGGCGATCATCGCCTACACGGTCGGTTTCGGAGTCGAGGGCATGGACCGGGGCTGGGCCATACCGGTCGCCACCGATATCGCCTTCGCGCTCGCGGTACTGGCGATGACCGGCTCCCGCATCCCGGCCAGCGCGCGTGTCTTCCTGCTCAGTCTCGCCGTGGTCGACGATCTGATGGCGATCGTCCTGATCGCGGTGCTGTTCACCACCGGCCTGGCCTTCATCTGGCTGGCGGCCGCCCTGCTGTGCTGCGCGGGCTGGTGGTTCGCGCAGCACAGACGATGGACCTCCCCGCTGATCTATATCGCACTGGCGCTCGTGTGCTGGTACGCGCTCCACGAGGCTCATATACATCCGACACTGGCCGGTGTGGCCTGCGGTCTGCTCACCAGAGTCCGCCCGGACGACGGCGAAGACGAGGCTCCCGCGGCCCGGTGGGAACACCGTTTCCAACCCATCTCGGCGGGGCTGTGCGTACCGTTGTTCGCTCTCTTCGCGGCCGGAGTTCCGATCAACAGCGAAGTGCTCGGCGATCTGTTCACCGACCGTCTGTCGCTGGCGATCATCCTCGGTCTGCTGATCGGCAAGACGGTCGGCATCTTCGGGATCAGCTGGTTAGCCATCCGCACCGGAATCGCCGAACGTCCAGCGCACCTGGGCTATCGCGATATGTTCGCCCTGTCGGTGCTGGGCGCGATCGGGTTCACCGTTAGCCTTCTCGTGGCGGAACTGGCACTGGAGAACTATCCCGATTCCGCCGAACTCGCCAAGGCCGCGGTCCTGGTGACGTCCATGGCCGCATCGTTGATCGGTTCGGCGCTACTGTTGCGGCGTGGGCGTGTCCACCGCGCACGGCGGGACGCGGATGCGCTAGAACCAGAACAGTAG